In one Streptomyces sp. R33 genomic region, the following are encoded:
- a CDS encoding thioesterase II family protein: MGKWLRRREAQETAVSRLVCLPHAGGTAASFAGWGGRLPAGVELIAVQYPGRQDRLGEEPIGDMATMAEQVANALRPLLDLPMFFFGHSMGTGLAYEVAGILEREDGFVAEHVFVSARPAPHLIDGEHRHRLSDEDLVAAMRRLGGPDAAVLDHPELLPLILPPLRADLALLDRYRPARLTPLRAPLTVFGGESDDTCPVSRLSAWSAATTAGVRVRTFPGGHHYLRECEDDVLEAVCAEILAARRGRQPLDA, translated from the coding sequence ATGGGCAAGTGGCTGCGCCGCCGTGAGGCGCAGGAGACAGCGGTCAGCCGGCTCGTCTGCCTGCCCCACGCTGGCGGCACCGCCGCGTCGTTCGCCGGCTGGGGCGGCCGGCTGCCGGCCGGCGTGGAGTTGATCGCCGTACAGTACCCGGGCCGGCAGGACAGGCTGGGCGAGGAGCCGATCGGGGACATGGCCACGATGGCCGAGCAGGTGGCGAACGCGCTGCGGCCACTGCTGGACCTCCCGATGTTCTTCTTCGGGCACAGCATGGGCACCGGCCTGGCCTACGAGGTCGCCGGCATCCTCGAGCGCGAGGACGGGTTCGTGGCGGAACACGTCTTCGTGTCCGCGAGGCCGGCGCCCCACCTGATCGACGGGGAGCACCGGCACCGGTTGAGCGACGAGGACCTCGTCGCTGCGATGCGCCGACTGGGCGGTCCGGACGCGGCGGTGCTCGACCATCCGGAGCTGCTGCCGCTGATCCTTCCGCCCCTGCGGGCGGATCTGGCTCTGCTGGACCGGTACCGGCCCGCACGGCTGACCCCGCTGCGGGCGCCGCTGACCGTGTTCGGCGGCGAGAGCGACGACACGTGCCCGGTTTCCCGGCTGTCCGCCTGGAGCGCGGCCACGACCGCCGGCGTGCGGGTGCGGACGTTCCCCGGCGGCCACCACTACCTGCGCGAGTGCGA